In one Salvelinus fontinalis isolate EN_2023a chromosome 16, ASM2944872v1, whole genome shotgun sequence genomic region, the following are encoded:
- the LOC129813020 gene encoding COMM domain-containing protein 8-like isoform X1: MQHTFNGGGSTTRDTLCQNSLFVEGETRQQNMVHLLDKLRPEECPKLLHRVVDGVCGRESPRMADYGDMWTLVEWMELLDSLSSLFRLAVGKNTPDEEVLASLADVGRGYGEAVLTVLRARREEIRQALVERTNNVSSSTLQDFDWHIKLALASDKISSLQTPLLNLSLDVKENGALKPVSVEMNREELQTLISSMEAANKVVLQLK, from the exons atgcaacacacttttAATGGCGGGGGTTCGACAACACGGGATACATTATGTCAGAATTCACTTTTCGTA GAAGGCGAAACTCGACAACAAAACATGGTACATTTACTTGACAAATTACGCCCTGAAGAATGTCCAAAA CTATTACACAGGGTGGTGGATGGTGTATGTGGGCGGGAGTCCCCTCGGATGGCAGACTATGGTGACATGTGGACCCTTGTAGAATGGATGGAGCTCCttgactccctctcctctctgttccggcTCGCCGTCGGTAAGAACACCCCAGACGAAGAG GTGCTGGCATCGTTGGCAGACGTGGGCCGGGGGTACGGGGAGGCCGTGCTGACCGTCCTGAGGGCCAGACGGGAGGAGATCCGCCAGGCGCTGGTAGAGAGGACCAATAACGTGTCCAGCTCCACCCTCCAGGACTTTGACTGGCATATAAAG cTGGCATTGGCCAGCGATAAGATCTCGTCTCTCCAGACCCCTCTACTCAACCTCAGTTTGGACGTGAAGGAGAACGGGGCCCTGAAGCCTGTGTCTGTCGAGATGAACCGAGAGGAATTACAAACACTCATCAGCTCAATGGAGGCTGCCAATAAG GTGGTACTACAGCTGAAGTGA
- the LOC129813020 gene encoding COMM domain-containing protein 8-like isoform X3, translating into MVHLLDKLRPEECPKLLHRVVDGVCGRESPRMADYGDMWTLVEWMELLDSLSSLFRLAVGKNTPDEEVLASLADVGRGYGEAVLTVLRARREEIRQALVERTNNVSSSTLQDFDWHIKLALASDKISSLQTPLLNLSLDVKENGALKPVSVEMNREELQTLISSMEAANKVVLQLK; encoded by the exons ATGGTACATTTACTTGACAAATTACGCCCTGAAGAATGTCCAAAA CTATTACACAGGGTGGTGGATGGTGTATGTGGGCGGGAGTCCCCTCGGATGGCAGACTATGGTGACATGTGGACCCTTGTAGAATGGATGGAGCTCCttgactccctctcctctctgttccggcTCGCCGTCGGTAAGAACACCCCAGACGAAGAG GTGCTGGCATCGTTGGCAGACGTGGGCCGGGGGTACGGGGAGGCCGTGCTGACCGTCCTGAGGGCCAGACGGGAGGAGATCCGCCAGGCGCTGGTAGAGAGGACCAATAACGTGTCCAGCTCCACCCTCCAGGACTTTGACTGGCATATAAAG cTGGCATTGGCCAGCGATAAGATCTCGTCTCTCCAGACCCCTCTACTCAACCTCAGTTTGGACGTGAAGGAGAACGGGGCCCTGAAGCCTGTGTCTGTCGAGATGAACCGAGAGGAATTACAAACACTCATCAGCTCAATGGAGGCTGCCAATAAG GTGGTACTACAGCTGAAGTGA
- the LOC129813020 gene encoding COMM domain-containing protein 8-like isoform X2: MQHTFNGGGSTTRDTLCQNSLFVEGETRQQNMVHLLDKLRPEECPKLLHRVVDGVCGRESPRMADYGDMWTLVEWMELLDSLSSLFRLAVGKNTPDEEVLASLADVGRGYGEAVLTVLRARREEIRQALVERTNNVSSSTLQDFDWHIKLALASDKISSLQTPLLNLSLDVKENGALKPVSVEMNREELQTLISSMEAANKC, translated from the exons atgcaacacacttttAATGGCGGGGGTTCGACAACACGGGATACATTATGTCAGAATTCACTTTTCGTA GAAGGCGAAACTCGACAACAAAACATGGTACATTTACTTGACAAATTACGCCCTGAAGAATGTCCAAAA CTATTACACAGGGTGGTGGATGGTGTATGTGGGCGGGAGTCCCCTCGGATGGCAGACTATGGTGACATGTGGACCCTTGTAGAATGGATGGAGCTCCttgactccctctcctctctgttccggcTCGCCGTCGGTAAGAACACCCCAGACGAAGAG GTGCTGGCATCGTTGGCAGACGTGGGCCGGGGGTACGGGGAGGCCGTGCTGACCGTCCTGAGGGCCAGACGGGAGGAGATCCGCCAGGCGCTGGTAGAGAGGACCAATAACGTGTCCAGCTCCACCCTCCAGGACTTTGACTGGCATATAAAG cTGGCATTGGCCAGCGATAAGATCTCGTCTCTCCAGACCCCTCTACTCAACCTCAGTTTGGACGTGAAGGAGAACGGGGCCCTGAAGCCTGTGTCTGTCGAGATGAACCGAGAGGAATTACAAACACTCATCAGCTCAATGGAGGCTGCCAATAAG TGCTGA